TGCCTGAGCCCTCATTAGGTGGGGCTGGTCTCTGCAGGGGAATGAACCGGTGCCGCCTCGGGGCCAGATGGCCTCAGAGGGACGGTGCAGGCAGAGCCAGCGGCCCCCGCGCCCCCCCGtgcagatgagctgcagcatgATTTGAATGAAAACCGTCACATGATCCCGGCCTGGGACGGTTTGCCTGCGCCGAGCGGTTGTGGCAGTTGCGCCGCCACGCGCGCGCTGAGCAGACGGTGGGTCCGTGCTCCCAACAGCATCTTTAAGAGAACAatggctgttgttgttgttgccaatTTTCCAGATTTCAATCTGATATTCCACACAGAATTCCTTTTCACATCTTCCATAATCTGGTGAACCAGGGAGCTGCTGTCCTGCCCGGGCTCACATTCTGGAGTCAACTGGATTATTTCATGCTATAGAGCATATAGATGGTGTGTATATGCTGAGCCCCCACAGGCACCCTGTTTAGACCTGGAATACACAATGACTCCGACTGGCTGGAGTGGTCGGTAATCCAGAGTTGATAATCCGGGGGATTACTGGGTTTGCATCTGGCACGGCATCAGCAGGCATCCCTCGTGGGGGTGGGGAGACCCCTCCCCCATTGTCTAAAACCCGCCTGAAGGGGTTTGGAGAGCGGCGCTCTGGCGGGAAGGAGCACAGCGCCGAGGAGGCCGACTTTTAATTTCGTccatgttgggttttttttttttctttccttccccaATTGTGTAATCTGTCGTCGACTCGCTGAGGGAGTCGGAGTGAGACGTCGCCTTCATCAACACGTCGCAGCTCCGACGCTCCAATGAGGCGGCGCAGGTCGGCGTTGGAGCGCCGCAGCCGCAAATTCCCATGTTGAGGCCGAACATGCGACGTTCAATCAAAGACTGTTAACGTAATCCAGTGAatcttctcctctctgtgtcCCACAGTAACCTGATTACACGGCCCCTCCCTCTAATCTCGCACAGTGGAGACATAATCATACTCCTCCCAttcaccatcaaacacacacacacacaccacacacgcacacacacacactgaaatgaTGGACGAGACGAGCGAACCTCCAAGAATTcggtgcacacgcacgcacagattATGACGGAGGACCAGCGAGGCTGACGGACGTTTTCAGCTAAAAACTCATCTGCAGAAATACGGTTTTTTTTGTCCGTTAAGGTCAAAGGAGACGTTTGGTGTATCAAAAATTGCAGCAGAAGTGATTTATGGATTtgaatgaccttttttttttctttaaatgtcagaTCTGGTGCAGAAATCTGCTTCATTCCTGCTTTTACGTGCAGTTGTTTAACCATATTGAGCAATATTGGATCAATGCTGAGGTCATTGATTTGCTGGAGCACCATTTTGGATGTTCTTGgcgttcttttttttaattcgtTGTATTCAAATGTGATGGATCCGACCAAAGCGCGACAAATCTAACGctaatcttttcatttttatgaaCCTCCGCCCATTTAAGGAGGCCGGAGCCTTGACAAGTTTCACTTTTTTGATTGTTtatctttctgtttctgtgttcagaTGCCCGTGGTTGGCCGCCACCATCTGCCCCGCGGTGCCGCCATGCtgcgccctcctcttcctctttgtgctgGCCAACTTTACCATGGCGACCTTTATGGATGCTGGTGTGCTGCCAATGGGTTAGTAATCAAAGCGCCGGTGCGCGGTCATTAACGTGACGGCTTCCTACAATCCCGCCCATTGTTTTCCAGCCAACGACGACGAGGACAAGGACGACGAGTTCCGGGCGCCTCTCTACAAAACGTGGACGTGAAGGGCGTCCAAGTGCGGATGAAGTGGTGCTCCTCCTGCCATTTCTACAGGCCGCCGCGCTGCTCCCACTGCAGCGTGTGCGACCACTGCGTGGAGGTCAGTGCACGCAAAGACCCCAACGCAGCGGCGTGAGGGGGGACGGGCGCATAGACGGGCGAAGGGAGGACGCGAGTCTGTGTGGGCAAAGTCGATAAAGGAGATTTCTGCAGAGGGCATGATGGATAGAGTGTGACGGAGGACGAGAGATCTCATTAATCAGGTCAATCCTTTTCTGAGATCCCTCATCTGAGCTGCAGTTTAGAGGAAGGTTCAGAttgtggggagggagggaaaaaaggcagaaaaaaaaagagaagctttGTTGTTAAAATCCTCCAAACGCGTTTGTCTGCTGCCGTCAGGATTTCGACCATCACTGCCCCTGGGTCAACAACTGCATCGGGCGGCGAAACTACCGCTacttcttcctgttcctgctgtcGCTCACCTTCCACATGATGGCCGTCTTCGCCTTCGGCCTCGTGTACGTCCTGAACCACGTGGACGCGCTGTGGGAGCTGCACTGCTCCGTCACGTATCCAAACCCACATGTGTGAGACAGATCAGGGCCTAACGGGGGAGCTATTTTCCTTAACGACGTGTCCAGTCTGGTTGTCATCAGCATATCGGGGTTGTTTCTCCTCCCAGTCTTGGGTCTTACTGGTTTCCACCTCTACCTGGTGTCCAGAGGACGCACCACTAATGAACAGGTAGCTCCCACCACCGAGATCAGAGATCAGCACGTTTAGACGTGTCCGACGTTCCCTCTGCTCCCGCAGGTTACTGGGAAGTTCCAGGGAGGAGTGAATCCCTTCACGCGAGGCTGCTGTAACAACCTGGAGTATCTGGTTTGCAGTCCCGTCGCTCCCAAGtgagaccccccctcccccaacttTAGGTCGATCTTTTGAGGGAGTTCTGATGGGCTGTTTGTGGTCTGGCACCAGGTACACGGCGAGGCCGCGCGGGAAAACCGTGTCCACATCCAGCCTCCGTTTCTGAGACCCGAGGTCCAGCGGCAGGTGAAGCTCCGGGACAATGGGATCCCGAGCCAGGACCTCCAGAACGACGTATGTCCCAGTCTTTCAAACGCACACTAATGCAACGGGTGACACCTCACGGGACCCCTGTCATGATTTTCTGCCTGTTAGCGACCGTCAGCCGCAGCGGCCGAGCTTCGGACGGAAAAGAAACgaaaacgccgccgccgctgcccccGAAGCCCGACCACGGCCTGCTGAGAGGCCCGCTGTCCGCCGTGGACGGTACTGTAGGaagactttgtgtgtgtgttcattggCTCGTCCCTGCGACGCCacttggttttgttttggttccGCAGAGGTGGGACATCACACGAAAGCTTCCGTTGCTGTCTCCATCCCCACGGTTCCGCAGCTGCGGCCCGTCCTGGAGGCCATATCCAGAGGATCCTCGCCGATCCCTCCAGAGCAGGTGCTGCGTCTCACGTTCAAGCGTTGGCTTAGAGGAGCCTCTGCCTCTCCCATTCACCTTTTCTGGCCTTGTGTTGCTCAGCTGGTCAAGACTTCGGAGCAGAGCGGGAGTGGGAAAACCGCCGAGCTTGGCTCCGGGTCCAAGGAAAGCCCCGGCAGAAgcgtccagcagggcggcgtgccGCTGCACGCCGGCGGCATCTCCGGATCTCTGACGCTCAACTCGCGCTCCCTCACCCTCAAACACGCCAGCCGCCACGGCAGCAAGGCCCAGCTGCCCTCCATCCACGCTGACGTCCTGGGATCCACCTCCCAGCTGGGGATGGGATCGCCTCGCCACCTCATCGCCTCGTCCGGCCTGCTGACCAACCACAGCAGCCTCTCCTACGACAACCTCATCAAGCCCGCGGACGCTCCCTTCCTGGCTCCGAGGGGGGTTCCTCCGGTGGGTTACCACTCTCATTTCATGGCTCTGGGTGCTGATGGGATGCAGCGGGCAGCTCCGCATTCCTACAGTCCCGTCTTTATGGGCGTGGCCAGACAGTCGCCGCAGCCCCGGGACCCCTCGCCGTCTTTGCAGGGGCTCACCTCAAGGGATCCTTCCCCTTCTCTCCAAGGTTTCATCCAAAGAGAGCCCTCCCCGGCTTTTCAAGGGCTGCTGGCGAGGATCTGGCTCCCCCGACCTCCCGAGACCTCGCCGCTCCGGCTCTGGTGATGCGGGACAGTTTCCGTGATCTTAGCCTCCAAGCCTTGACACCCGCAAAGTCTGCTGCTGCGCGCTACGACGGCTTCTCAAAAACCATCATGGCGTCCATCCATGAGAGACGGGatttggaggagagggagcggatGCTCCGCCTCCAGGCCAGGTCCCAGGCCCTCTACGGGCCAGATATGGGAATCTACGACATCCCCACGAGGCGGAGCCTTCCCCCGGACAACCTGCGCCCCCCAGGCTCCCGCGGACCAACGCCTCCTGCCTACGGATCCCGGGAGTTCTTGATGAGTACAGGCATCCTGGGTTACGGCCTCAGGACCTCCCCCCtgtccagctgctccacctcatCTCTGACACGAGGCCCCAAATCCTCCAGCTCGCCTCTgcagagcggcagcagcagcagcctgcagaccAAGGGCCAGTCTTGCTCCCCAGCCTACTgcactgcagacagacagactcagCCCCACCTGTCCTCTACGTCCACCCTGCCCCGCCTTCCGTCCTGCTCCGCCACCTCCTCCGTGCCCTCGTATTCCTCCTACGCCACCGCAAAGCGATCCTCGCTCACGTACTCCTCCGAGGGGACGGACTCAGTCAACTTTGGAGGCCTGAAATAAAGGAACTAAAAGGatgagatgaagaaaaagaTGCCCTTTATCGCTG
The sequence above is drawn from the Takifugu rubripes chromosome 6, fTakRub1.2, whole genome shotgun sequence genome and encodes:
- the LOC115250233 gene encoding LOW QUALITY PROTEIN: probable palmitoyltransferase ZDHHC8 (The sequence of the model RefSeq protein was modified relative to this genomic sequence to represent the inferred CDS: inserted 1 base in 1 codon) → MPASGADAMKASSFVPVCTAACLLVGSTSLFFVFTCPWLAATICPAVPPCCALLFLFVLANFTMATFMDAGVLPMANDDEDKDDEFRAPLYXNVDVKGVQVRMKWCSSCHFYRPPRCSHCSVCDHCVEDFDHHCPWVNNCIGRRNYRYFFLFLLSLTFHMMAVFAFGLVYVLNHVDALWELHCSVTLVVISISGLFLLPVLGLTGFHLYLVSRGRTTNEQVTGKFQGGVNPFTRGCCNNLEYLVCSPVAPKYTARPRGKTVSTSSLRF
- the LOC115250235 gene encoding probable palmitoyltransferase ZDHHC8: MIFCLLATVSRSGRASDGKETKTPPPLPPKPDHGLLRGPLSAVDEVGHHTKASVAVSIPTVPQLRPVLEAISRGSSPIPPEQLVKTSEQSGSGKTAELGSGSKESPGRSVQQGGVPLHAGGISGSLTLNSRSLTLKHASRHGSKAQLPSIHADVLGSTSQLGMGSPRHLIASSGLLTNHSSLSYDNLIKPADAPFLAPRGVPPVGYHSHFMALGADGMQRAAPHSYSPVFMGVARQSPQPRDPSPFHPKRALPGFSRAAGEDLAPPTSRDLAAPALVMRDSFRDLSLQALTPAKSAAARYDGFSKTIMASIHERRDLEERERMLRLQARSQALYGPDMGIYDIPTRRSLPPDNLRPPGSRGPTPPAYGSREFLMSTGILGYGLRTSPLSSCSTSSLTRGPKSSSSPLQSGSSSSLQTKGQSCSPAYCTADRQTQPHLSSTSTLPRLPSCSATSSVPSYSSYATAKRSSLTYSSEGTDSVNFGGLK